CATATTTCTGATCTCCCCTTATAAAGTCAAAAAGTCTTATAAAGATTATATCGGAAAATAGGGAACCGACTTGTATGTATTCTTGTATTCTTCATGACGAAAGGGGGGGCTTAATTAGCAACCTGCGCATTCGAATGTTCTTCATCCGTAGACAACAAACAAAAAAACGGCTGTACAGGCTTACACCTGCACAGCCGTTTCATTTTATTAACGATTCAAGAGGCTTCCCACATACCGCAGCAGCTCGTTTGCGCACACCGGGCAGTAGCCGTGTTCGTCAATTAACCGTTTGGTCACTTCATTAATTCGCTTCAGTTGGCTTTCATCCGGCGTTTTGGTGGAAGTCGTAATTTTCACGATATCCTTCAGGTCGGTGAACAGCTTTTTCTCAACAGCCTCGCGCAAACGTTCATGGCTTGTGAAATCGAATTTCTTCCCTTTACGCGAGTACGAAGAGATCCGGATCAAAATTTCTTCGCGGAACGCTTTTTTCGCATTCTCGGATACGCCGATCTGCTCTTCAATTGACCGCATCAGGCGCTCATCCGGATCCATCTCTTCGCCGGTAAGCGGATCTTTGATTTTGGTCCAGTTGCAATAGGATTCAATGTTATCGAGATAATTCTCAAACAAGGTCCGGGCGGACTCTTCAAAGGAATAGACGAATGCCTTCTGAATTTCCTTCTTGGCCAGGTTATCGTACTCCTTGCGCGCTACCGAGATGAAGTTTAGATATCTTTCCCGCTCCTCCTTCGTAATCGAAGGATGCTGGTCAAGGCCGTCCTTCAGTGCCCGCAGCACGTCGAGAGCATTAATACAATGCATATCCTGCTTGATGAGTGCGCTCGATATCCGGTTAATGACATAACGAGGGTCAATGCCGGACATCCCTTCCTCAATATACTCGTTCTGCATTTCCTTCAGATCGGCTTCCTTGAAGCCTTCAACCTCTTCTCCATCGTACATTCTCATCTTCTTCACAAGGTCCATGCCCTGCTTTTTCGTTTCCTTGAGGCGGGTAAGTATGGAGAAGATGGCTGCCGATTTCAGAGAATGCGGTGCGATGTGAATATGCTTCATATCGCTTTGGCCGATCAGCTTCGTGTAGATCTTCTCTTCCTCGGATACTTTGAGGTTGTATGGAATCGGCATTACAATCATACGCGATTGAAGCGCCTCGTTTTTCTTATTGCTGATAAACGACTTGTACTCGGATTCGTTCGTATGGGCGATAATCAGTTCGTCGGCTGATATAAGCGCAAACCTGCCCGCCTTGAAATTCCCCTCCTGCGTCAGCGATAGCAGGTTCCATAGGAACTTCTCGTCGCATTTCAGCATCTCCTGGAATTCCATCAGACCACGGTTCGCCTTGTTCAGCTCGCCGTCGAAGCGGTACGCGCGCGGATCGGATTCCGAACCAAACTCCGTAATCGTCGAGAAATCGATACTGCCCGTCAAGTCGGCAATATCCTGGGACTTCGGATCGGAAGGGCTGAACGTACCAATACCTACCCGATTTTCCTCCGACACAAGCACACGTTCAACGATTACATTCTCAATATCTCCATCGTATTCAACCCGAAGCCTCATTTGGCAAGAAGGGCATAGATTGCCTTCAATACGGACACCAAGCTCCTTCTCAATTTCTGGACGAAGCTCATGCGGGATCAAGTGCAACGGTTCTTCATGCATCGGGCAGCCTTTAATGGCGTAAGTAGCGCCTTTCTCCGTTCTGGAGAAACGCTCCAGCCCTTTCTTCAGCATCGTTACAATCGTTGATTTCCCGCCGCTGACCGGTCCCATTAGGAGCAGGATCCGTTTACGGACATCCAGCCTTCTTGCCGCCGAGTGGAAGTATTCCTCCACAAGCTTCTCTACGGCGCGGTCGAGACCGAAAATTTCTTGTTCGAAGAACTTATAACGCTTCCTTCCGTTATCGTCCTCTACCCCAAAAGAATCAATCATCTCATAGACGCGCGCGTGCGCAGTCATGGCCGGGGTCGGGTCCTCTCTAAGCAGTTCAATATATTCTTTGAAAGATCCCGTCCACGCAAGCTTCTCACTCTCTGTCTGATACTCCGATATTCGCTTGAAAATGTCCATGCCGTGCCTCCTCCCATCGCTTCCGCAATCCGCTAGTTTTCACTCCGCCCGGGATTATCTCTACATCATTGATCGTGTGGACCAACTTTTTACTGAAGTATTACAATCCTATGCTTAGTTATGTAGGAAATTGACCACTATTTTAGTCGGCAATCCGGCAAATAACGACAAGCATTTGCTATAATGATGGGAGAAAGAGGGGAATTAACATGGCAGTTAACAAGGAAGAGGAGCTGTACAGCCCCATCAAGGCCTACTACGAAAAGCTAGGTTTTACGGTAAAAAGCGAGGTTCTCCACTGCGATTTGGTTGCAATGAAACCGGATGGAAGCGAGGCGGTTGTTGTCGAAATGAAAAAAACGTTCAATCTCGCTTTGCTGCTGCAAGGGATTGAACGTTTACGCATAAATGATCATGTTGTACTTGCCGTTGAGCGCAACCGCAAGAAAAGCGGCGCCCACAATCAGCGCTTCAGCGATATTACGGAGCTGTGCCGGATGCTTGGACTCGGCCTGATGACCGTCACCATCTTCAAGACTAAGGCGCCGCTGATCGAAATGCTGTGCGAGCCCGGCGAGATGCCAAAGCGCGGCATCCGAAGAACCCGCCAGGCACGGCTCCTCAGGGAGTTCCGGGAACGGAGCGGAGATTACAATGTAGGCGGCAGCACCGGCCGCAAGCTCGTCACCGCCTATCGGGAGAAGGCGCTACGGGCAGCTTATGCCATGCAGCAAGCCGGCATCCTGTCGCCAAGCCAGCTGGCGTCGCTGACGGGCAATCCGCAAAGCGCCTCCATGCTGCGCAGCAATTATTATAGCTGGTTCGAGAAGGTTGGGCGCGGCCAATACCAACTAACGGCAGCCGGAGCCTTGGCCTTAGCCGAATACGATGAGGTGATCGCCGAATGGAAAGCAACCTTCACTCTTCCGCCCGAACCCGAGCCAAAACCAGCAAAAGCACCAAAATCAAATGCCCCCAAAGCTTCCAAAGCTTCCAAAGGGAAGACGTCCAAACGCGTAAAGGAACCTCCTTTTAGCTACGAGCCGTAAACTCTCGGATCGCTTCCGCCAGGCGTGCAACGCCAAGCACCGTTTTTTCACCTTTATTATGGGTGAAATTAAGCCGGGCGGTGTTCCTTTTTGGATCATAAGCATAAAAAGCGCTGCCCGGCACAAAAGCTACGCCCTTCGATACCGCAACCCGCAGCAGCGCTTCCGCATCCAGTCCCTCGGGAAGCTCCACCCAAAGGAACATGCCGCCTTTCGGCTCAATCCAATGCATTCCTTCGATTTTTTGCGCCTTGATCAGGTTTTGCATCTCCCGCATCCGATCCCCGTAGGATTCCGAAATAATACGGATATGCTCGTCGAGCGGGAAATGCGCAAGCAGCTGGCTCAAGATCTGCTGATCCATCGTGCTGGACTGCAGGTCGGCCGCTTGCTTCGCTTTTGCAAGCATCTTGATCACCCGGGTATCGCCGATCGCCCAGCCGGTACGGAGTGCGGGAGCTACGATTTTCGAGAAGGTGCTTGTATAAATAACAACGCCGCTTCCAAACTGCTGCTGGTCAAGCGCAAACAGGGTTGGGTAAGCCGCATTTTCATCGTATTTCAGCTCGCCGTAAGGATCATCTTCAATAATAGGCACTTGATGGCCGGCGCAAATTCGCAGGATCTCCTGCCTTCTTTCCATGCTCCAGACATTGCCCGTCGGATTTCCAAAGGTCGGCACGGCATAAATAAACTTTGGCTTATGCTGGCGGACCAGTCGTTCCACATCCTCAGGAATCATGCCATGCTCATCGCTTTCGGCCGCAACAACCTTTAGACCATGCAGCTCAAATACTTGCAGGCAGGCCAAATAGGTTGGCCGTTCAACAATTACCGTATCCCCCGGCTCAGTGAGAACCTGGACAAGCAGGCTGATCGCCTGCTGGGAGCCTGTCGTGATAATCATCTCATCCGGCTGCACGTTCATCCCCTTCTGGGCCATGCGGACGCAAAGCTGCTCGCGAAGCGGCAGATAACCTTCAGTAAGTCCGTACTGCAATGCGCTTGTACCCGCTGAAATAGCACGATCCGCAGCTTCCCTGACAGCCTGTACCGGAAAAAGTTCTTCCGCCGGCAGGCCGCCGGCAAAGGATACGATATCGTTGCCTTGCGTCAGCTTAAGAATATCCCTCACGACGGAAGACTTAACCTGCGTCATTCTTGATGCAAAGCGAAATTCCATATTTCCTTCTCCTCCCGCAATAAAAAACCATGATTTGTACTGTCACTATTGTCGCATAATAAAAAGAATACGTGCAAACTTAAACGTTTTCTTTTCCCTAATACTTGGTTATAATGAAGCTAGCATATCGGAGGTGCACAAAATGTCTATTACTTTCGTTATTGTTATGACAGTCTTTATTTTGTTCCTGACTGCCATCTTGACGTCTTCGTACAACGACGACAAGACCAAAGGCCTTTAAAAAACAAAAAAAGAAGCTTCCCTTGTTTACAGGAGGAGCTTCTTTTTTTTGAATTCGTATGTTTGTAGTAGTGCATTATGGATGATAATCCGATTAACGGTTGAGAAGCTGCCCCATTTCATTCATGCACGGCTCGCACAAATAACGGTCCTTGAATTCCTTCACTTCTTCCATTGATCCGCAGAACACGCATCTTGGACGGTAACGCTCCAAAATAATATGGTCGCCTTGCACTAAAATCTCTACAGGATCCCCCTCATTCATCTGATACCGTTTACGAAGTGATTTAGGAAGGACGATTCGTCCGAGTTGGTCCACCTTTCTAACCACACCTGCTGGTTTCATCTTTTCACCTCTTTATGACTGTATTTGCAAGCTAACGTTGTGAAACATAGCACAGTAGACTTTCGATGGCCTTTATCGAATTCCTTCCCATACAAGGATAGTCCTTAATATTATGTAAATTCAGTCCATTCCCGGGAACTTATTCTGGCGTAAAGCCTCATACACAATAATAGCGGCCGAGTTCGAAAGATTCAGCGACCGGACATCCCCTGTCATCGGCATCCGCATGCAAGTATCCAGATTCGCATCAATCAGCTCTTGCGGAAGGCCTTTTGTTTCCTTTCCGAATACGAAGAAATCTCCGTCCCGAAAGTCAAACTCCGTATACACTTTTGTAGCTCTTGTGCTTGCATAAAAGAATCTTCCGTTTGGATTTGCATCCTGCAGCTCCTTGAAGGAATCATGATATTCCACATGAACGGCATGCCAATAATCCAGTCCGGCACGCTTAAGAGTGCGGTCATCGGTCTGGAAACCAAGGGGGCGTACAAGATGAAGATGCGCGCCTGTTGCGGCGCAAGTCCGGGCGATATTGCCCGTGTTAGCAGGAATTTCAGGTTCAACCAAAACAATATGGAAAGCCATAACTGTACCAACCTCACATTCTATGTCATTATACACGAAACACTGCGTTCCCGCACCAGTGCCAAAGAGGCAATTTTTACATTAGGTTAACGTACTCTTAATCTCCGCATAAATGTCTTCCGCCATAATGAAAACATCTTGTAGGAGGCAAAAGGAGAATAGATACGATGAAAAAGAAAATATTGGTCGTTGATGATGAGCCGTCCATCTCCATGCTAATCGAATTTAATTTAAAGCTCGCCGGTTATGATGTCCGGTGTGTAAGCGATGGCGAGGCCGTATTCGAGATGTTAAAGCCATTCCGTCCTGACCTGATCGTACTCGACTTGATGCTTCCGAAAATGGATGGCATCCAAGTATGCCGTGAACTGCGCAAGCAGAGCAATGCGGTACCAATCGTTATGCTGACTGCCTTGCAGGACGTCACGGACAAAATCGCCGGGCTTGATAACGGGGCCGATGATTATATGACGAAGCCATTTAGCCCGCAAGAGCTGATCTCCCGTATCCAGGCGATTTTCCGCCGTATTCAGACCCTTCCGGGTCAAGCTGAATCAACGACATTCGATATTGGCAGATTGACGGTACGCGCCGAACAGCGCGAAGTGCTGATTGATGGCCGGACGATTGAACTGACTCCAAAGGAATTCGAGCTTCTTCTCTTCTTATGCAAGCATAGAGGCAAAGTATTAAGCCGTCAGCAGCTGCTTCACGGGGTATGGGATTACCACTTCCTCGGCGATACGCGAATCGTTGACGTTCATATCAGCCATCTTCGAGATAAAATCGAGCAAAACGCAAGAACGCCAGAGTACATTATGACGGTCCGCAATGTCGGCTACAAGCTTCACGCCCCTAATATGGCCGATTCGTCACTGGCATAAACACCTTTAACAATGAAGACCGCCTTTCCGATTACGGAAATGGCGGTCTTTGTCAACTTTCTTAACCGTTACGGCGCTGGAAGTCAGCCATAAAATCAGCAAGCGCTTTGCAGCTCTCGTGAGGAACGGCGTTGTACGTCGAAGCGCGCAGACCGCCAACATCGCGGTGGCCCTTCAGGCCAACAAAACCATTTTGCTCCGATTCTTTCACGAATTGCTTCTCCAGCTCTTCGTTTTGCATACGGAAAGTGATGTTCATAAGCGAACGGCTGTCTTGATGAGCGCATCCAACGTAATAACCGTTGCTTTGATCGATCGCGTCATAGATCAGCTTTGTTTTATCGCGGTTGAGCTGCTCCATCGCAGCGACTCCGCCGTTGCCCTTGATCCATTTCAGAACCAGGTTAACCATATATACCGAGAAGGATGGCGGCGTATTGTAAAGCGACTTGTTCTTCGCATGCGTGTCATAGCGGAAGATAGCCGGAATGTTCTTCGGGCTTTCTTGAACCAGGTCATCGCGTACGATTACAACCGTAACACCGGATGGACCAAGATTTTTTTGCGCGCCGGCATAGATAAGACCAAATTTGCTAATATCAATAGGACGGCTCAAAATATCGCTGGACATATCGGCTACAAGCGGTACATTGCCAAGATTCGTCGGGAACTCCTGGAACTGTACGCCTCCGATTGTTTCATTAGATGTAAGATGAAGGTAAGAAGCATTCTCCGGCACAACAATTTCGTTCATGCTTGGCATACGCATGAAATTGTCGTTTTCTGACGATGCGGCAATAACCGTCTCGCCAATCAGCTTCGCTTCCTTAATGGCTTTGTCAGCCCAAGCGCCAGTCTTAACGTAAGCGGCAGGACGGCCCGCGGAAAGCAGGTTCATTGGAATCATGGCAAACTGCTGGCTAGCGCCGCCTTGCAGGAAAAGAACATGATAGTTATCCGGAATACCGAACAATTCGCGCATGAGGGCTTGTGAATCATTGTTCACTTGCTCATAAAGCGCGCTGCGGTGGGACATTTCCATGATGGACATCCCCGCGCCCTGATATTCGACAAATTGCTCTTGCGCCTGCTGCAGCACCTCAAGCGGTAAAGCGGCTGGTCCTGCATTGAAATTATAGGCTCGTTTCATTTCCGTTACCCACCTTTTGTTTTTGTTAAACATCTCACATGATATTGATTATGATAGCAATTTTACCGGCTCTCTTCAAGTACATTTACATAATGTTAGTGACAAAAAGTCGAACGGAGATTATTAACATGGCAGATAATATTCGGATTTTCACCGCAATATCCATTCCAGCAAACATTACCGGACAAATCGTTAGCCATTTGCCCGATTGGAAGAATCAGCTCTCTTTTCGGAAATGGGTGGATCCCCGGGACCTGCATATTACGCTTCATTTTATCGGAGACATGCCGGTTTCCTCTATTCCCACCATACAGGCCGCGATGCAGGAAACTGCTTCCCGCTCATCATCCTTCTCATTAGAGCTGTCGAAACTTGACTGCTTTGGACGCGAGGAACGGCCCTCCGTATTATGGCTCGGCATAAAACAATTGCCCGCTGAGCTCCTTGGGCTCCATCAATTGCTTGGCCAATCGCTTCATTCGGGTATTGGCTATTCGCCGGAGACCCGTCCTTACCGCCCTCACGTTACCTTAGCGCGGAAATATTCCGCTGATGAACCATGTACAGCCGGGAAGCTTGAGGAGCTTTCCAGCCCCCTTCTACAGCATCAGACAGCCTTCGACATAACCGGCATAACTCTATACCGTACCCGATTAGGCGAAAGACCTATGTACGAACCAATTGCGTCCGCACAATTCGACAAATGAAAAGCGGACTCCCGCCAAGGGAGTCCGCTTGAATAAATGCGTTACGAATTAGCAGCCGAAATACAGGCTGTACTCGTGTGGATGAATACGGATCGATACCGCTTTAGCTTCGCTGCGTTTAACGGCAACATAGTTAGCGATGAAGTCTTCCGTGAATACGCCGCTTTCAGTCAAGAAAGTAGAATCTGCTTCGAGAGCATCAAGCGCTTCGTCGAGTGTACCAGGTACGCTGCGGATTTCTTTTTTCTCTTCTTCCGGCAGTTCGTAAATGTTTTTGTCGAATGGGCCATAGCCCAGAGCAACAGGATCCAGTTTACGTTTGATGCCGTCCAGACCAGCAAGCAGCATAGCTGCGAATGCCAGGTAAGGGTTAGCCGTGGAGTCCGGAGTACGGAACTCGATACGACAGCCTTTAGGCGTAACCGAAGCGATTGGAATACGAACTGCAGCCGAACGGTTACCTTTCGAGAATACAAGGTTAACCGGAGCTTCGTAACCAGGAACCAGACGTTTGAACGAGTTTGTCGATGGATTCGTCAAAGCGATCAGTGCTGGAGCATGGTGCAGAACGCCACCGATGTAGTTCATAGCGAGTGGGCTCAGGTTACCGTAAGCACCTTTTTCGTAGAACATAGGAGCGTCGCCATCGAAGATGGACATATGCACGTGCATACCGGAACCGTTATCGCCGAACAATGGTTTTGGCATGAAAGTAGCCACTTTGCCGTATTGGCGAGCTGTGTTATGAACGATATATTTGTACAGCATCAGGTTGTCAGCTGTTTTCGTCAATGTGTCGAAACGGAAGTTGATTTCTGCTTGACCAGCAGTTGCAACTTCATGGTGATGACGTTCAACGCGAAGGCCAACTTCTTGCATCAGGCGAACCATTTCGCTGCGGATGTCTTGTTGTTGGTCAACCGGAGCAACTGGCACGTAGCCGCCTTTTACAGGAACTTTAAAGCCAAGGTTTCCGCCTTCTTCTTTACGGTTTGTGTTCCAACCCGCTTCTTCGGAATCAACGTAGAAGGAAGAAGAATTCATTGTGCTCTCGTAGCGAACTTCGTCGAAGATGAAGAATTCGGACTCAGGCGCGAAGAATGCAGTAGTACCGATACCTGTTGTTTGCAGGTATTCTTCCGCTTTTTGAGCGATGCTGCGTGGGTCACGCTCATAACGCTCGCCGTCCGGTGTATGAATGTTACACATAATGTTCAGTGTAGGATGATCTGTGAAAGGATCAACGAATGCTGCATCAGTATCTGGCATCATTACCATGTCAGATTCTTCAATACCACGGAAACCTGGGATCGAGGAACCGTCAAAAGCTACACCGTTTACGAAAGTATCAGCGTCAACTTCTGTCGAAGGAAGAGTAATGTGGTGCGCACGACCAGCGAGATCCACGAAGCGGAAATCTACAAACTGGATGTTGTTTTCTTGAATTTGTTCCAAAACTTTTTGAACTGACATCAGATATTTCCTCCATTTCCGAACATTTGCATAGTGGTGAACAGTTATTGTTCAAGTTTCGTGTTAAACTATGAGGTAATTATAAGACTACGTTTTGGCATCGTCAATACTTATGTCAGGTATTTTTTATTCATATGTGAGGTATACTTACAAGTTTAAACATTTGTTCACAATTAAGCCTTTACATTCGATCAGAAAAGCCGGGAAGCCTTGTGTATCAAGGCTTCCCGGCTTTTCACATTTTAAATCTGGATTAAATTTTCCATTCCGCAAAAGCGGCTGCAGGTTCTTTGGGAGTGTTAAATTGCTTGCCAACGATTGGCGCGAGCTTTTCTAAATCCTTTAATAAATTAGCGAATTGGTCAGGGAACAAGGATTGTACACCGTCACCTGTCATCGAATTATCCGGATCTGTGTGCATTTCGACGATCAGACCGTTCGCCCCTGCCGCAACGGAAGCCTTGGACATCGGTTCTACCAATTCGCGGCGGCCTGTACCGTGGCTTGGGTCCGAAATGACCGGAAGATGGCTAAGCCCTTGCAGAACCGGAATCGCGGACAAGTCGAGCGTGTTTCTTGTGTAAGTTTCGAACGTTCGGATTCCGCGCTCACATAACATAACATTCGGATTTCCGCCTGCGAGAATGTATTCCGCCGCGTTCAGGAATTCGTCATACGTTGAGCTGAAACCGCGCTTCAGCAATACCGGAGTCTGAATCGTGCCAAGCTTGCGGAGCAAGTCGAAGTTCTGCATATTGCGTGTTCCGACTTGAAGGATATCGGCATGTTCGGCGCATACATCAACATACTCTGGTGTCATGACTTCCGTAATCGTGAGCAGGCCATGCTTCTTGCCCGCTTCCGCCATCATGATCAAACCTTCCACGCCAACGCCTTGGAAGCTGTATGGACCCGTACGAGGCTTAAACGCACCGCCGCGGAGCACCTGTCCGCCGGCTGCTTTGACAATGCGGGCGATCTCATCGATCTGCTCCGGAGATTCAACCGCGCAAGGGCCGCCCATAATAACGAGGTTGTCGCCGCCAATCTTAACGCCTTTAATGTCGATGACGGTATCGTCCGGATGGAAGTCCCGGCTCGCCAGCTTGTAGGACTTCGAAATCTTGATCACGTTCTCTACGCCTTTCATTTGGCGGAGATGCTCGGCTAGCGTCGGTTCCGCTTTGCCGATAATTCCGATAACCGTACGGTCAGTCCCTCTTGATACATGGGCCTGCACGCCCGCTCTTTCAATATGGTTCACAATTTCTTGAATACGCTCTTCAGCAATATGTGGGCTAGTAATTACGATCATGTCCATCTCTCCTTTTTCACTTCAACGCTTATACGCTTTTACGCTTTGCGGCTTTTATGCTTTTACTTGTTAAAGCAAATATACACGATGGACTCTTGTTTCGTCAATTATTATTTTTGAAGCGTGCTTGGTGTAGAAGGCAACTGCGGAAATGAATGTTCTTACGATCGCTGTGCTCGCTAGATTCCCTGAATTTTCTATTATAAAGTTGGAATCTATCTCACAAGGCGACCGCTCCGCTTCTCCAGAACATTCATTTCCTCCGTTGCGGCTCTGCCCGGATATTTTCAAAACAATAAAAAACTCAACCTAAGAGTCCGGAGAGCCAGACAAAAAGGTTGAGTTTTTGGTTAAGCTTCAGCTGTGCTGGAAGCCGATTTGGTACGGATCGTTGGAAGAAGCTTGTTCTTGTTGACCGTGCGCTTAATCTCCCACGTGGAAGGGTCGTTATGGTCGTATTGCTCCAAATACGCGATAACTTCTTTTGTAATCGGAGTCGGAGTCGACGCGCCGGAAGTTACGGCAACGCGATCAACACCCTTTAACCACTCCTGCTCGATCTCCGATACGTCGGATACGCGATAGGCCGGTACGCCCGCGATCTCCTGGGATACCTGGGCTAGGCGGTTGGAGTTGTTGCTCCGCGGATCGCCAACAACGATACATAGCTGCGCCTGTCCGGCTTGCTCCGCTACCGCTTCCTGGCGTACTTGCGTAGCCAAGCAGATCTCGTTATGAATTTCCGCCCTTGGATACGTCTCCAGAAGCTTGCTTATAATATGACGGATATCCCATTGCGACATCGTGGTCTGATTCGTAATGATAATACGGCCTTCAGGCACGTTAAGCTTGGAAATATCCTCGACGCGCTCAATTAGATGAACGCGGTCCGGTGCCACGCCAATAGCGCCTTCCGGCTCCGGATGGCCTTTTTTGCCAATATAGATAATATGATAGTCCTCGGCGACTTTCTCACGAATCAAATCATGCGTTTTGGTTACATCCGGACAAGTCGCGTCCACAACGGTCAGGCCTTTCTCGCGCGCACGGTTGCGGACCTCGGGGGATACCCCATGGGCCGTAAAGATAACGGTACCGCTCTCCACCTGCTCCAGGATCTCCAGACGGTTTTCCCCGTCAAGCGTAATGATACCCTCTTGCTCGAAAGCCTCGGTTACATGCGCATTATGAACAATCATGCCAAGAATATAAATCGGACGCGGAAGGTCCAGGTTTTTGGCGGTTTGCAGCGCTAGCACCATGGCGTCTACAACGCCATAGCAATAGCCGCGCGGCGATATTTTAACAATTTCCACTTGTTGCACCTGCTTTCTGAATAACGAAGGTTAGTCTTCGATTCGATCGGTTCCTTCTATTATAATCGAAGCAGGCTGGGGGGAAAAGTCTATTGGCAGCCAAATGACAAACGTGGACCCTTCTTCCTCCATCGTTGTCACCTCAATCGAGCCGCGGTGCTCATCGATAATCCATTTGGCAATGGACAGACCAAGCCCCGTGCCAACCGTCTTGCCGCGCGATTCGTCGGCCCGGTAGAACCGGTCGAAGATATGCGGAACTTCATTTGGATTCATGCCGATTCCGGTATCTTTAATTATTATGCCAAGCTGGTTCTCCCGGCGTGTCGCCGACATCTCGATCCAGCCGCTTGGCGTGTATTTGAACGCGTTCTCTATGAAAATAAACAGCAGCTGCTGCAAATAATCCGCATTCCCGTGTACCTGGTATCCGTCCAGCGCAGTCAAATCCCCAATCCGCCATTCCGCGTTGCGAGGCAAGAGGCTCGCTCTACGGCCTACTTCTTCCACAATCGGCAGCATAGGCTGCGTTGTTTTTTCCATCTCGTAGCCCGCATCGGCTCTTGCCAGAGCAAGAAGGTCGTTAACGAGAGTGGACATCCGCCGCGCCTCCGCCGCAATATCCTGCATGGCTTCGTTAGACAGCTCATAGCGTTGGCTATCCAACGCCAGTACAATATCTCCCGCTTCATCCGGCTCAAGCGTCTTGGACCACATCCGCTGCAGCAGTTCAATATTGCCGCGAATCGTCGTCAGTGGAGTACGCAGCTCATGTGACGCATCCGAAACAAACCTTCGCTGCGCTTTATAGGATTCGTCCAGTCCGTTATACGCCATCTCGATGCGGGATAGCATAATATTAAGGGTGTAGACCAAATGCCCAATCTCATCCTTTGGACCTTCAATCGGAATCCGTACGCTCAAATCGGAACCGCTCTGAATTTGCTCGGTGCTGCGGATAACCCGTTCGATTGGCTGCAAGGCTTTTCGTGCCATAAACAGACCCACCGTGAAGGCGATTAACAAGCAAATCACCGACGACATAATAAGAATGATACGTAATCCCGCCAAGTAATTCTCTTCGCTCGCAACTACCGTACCAACCTGAAGAAGGCCAATTAAGCTTGAATCCGTATTGTTGCGAATAGGTACCTGGTAGATCAGAAAAGCAACTTCTCTTTCGTTGGTCTTTAATACCGCTTTTTTATAGCCGTAATCCGGCTTGGACTTTGCTTCCGGGATAGGAAATTTGATGCCGTTTACCTGAAGCTCGCCGGAGGCTTTAATAACGCCTTCTTTATAATTGACTAATTGCACATAAAAATCTTTCTCGTAAAACGGGGAATTCCTCTTAATGTTCAGGTCAATCTGATT
This region of Paenibacillus sp. JDR-2 genomic DNA includes:
- a CDS encoding AbrB/MazE/SpoVT family DNA-binding domain-containing protein; its protein translation is MKPAGVVRKVDQLGRIVLPKSLRKRYQMNEGDPVEILVQGDHIILERYRPRCVFCGSMEEVKEFKDRYLCEPCMNEMGQLLNR
- a CDS encoding PLP-dependent aminotransferase family protein, which produces MEFRFASRMTQVKSSVVRDILKLTQGNDIVSFAGGLPAEELFPVQAVREAADRAISAGTSALQYGLTEGYLPLREQLCVRMAQKGMNVQPDEMIITTGSQQAISLLVQVLTEPGDTVIVERPTYLACLQVFELHGLKVVAAESDEHGMIPEDVERLVRQHKPKFIYAVPTFGNPTGNVWSMERRQEILRICAGHQVPIIEDDPYGELKYDENAAYPTLFALDQQQFGSGVVIYTSTFSKIVAPALRTGWAIGDTRVIKMLAKAKQAADLQSSTMDQQILSQLLAHFPLDEHIRIISESYGDRMREMQNLIKAQKIEGMHWIEPKGGMFLWVELPEGLDAEALLRVAVSKGVAFVPGSAFYAYDPKRNTARLNFTHNKGEKTVLGVARLAEAIREFTARS
- a CDS encoding response regulator transcription factor, producing MKKKILVVDDEPSISMLIEFNLKLAGYDVRCVSDGEAVFEMLKPFRPDLIVLDLMLPKMDGIQVCRELRKQSNAVPIVMLTALQDVTDKIAGLDNGADDYMTKPFSPQELISRIQAIFRRIQTLPGQAESTTFDIGRLTVRAEQREVLIDGRTIELTPKEFELLLFLCKHRGKVLSRQQLLHGVWDYHFLGDTRIVDVHISHLRDKIEQNARTPEYIMTVRNVGYKLHAPNMADSSLA
- the trmL gene encoding tRNA (uridine(34)/cytosine(34)/5-carboxymethylaminomethyluridine(34)-2'-O)-methyltransferase TrmL, with the protein product MAFHIVLVEPEIPANTGNIARTCAATGAHLHLVRPLGFQTDDRTLKRAGLDYWHAVHVEYHDSFKELQDANPNGRFFYASTRATKVYTEFDFRDGDFFVFGKETKGLPQELIDANLDTCMRMPMTGDVRSLNLSNSAAIIVYEALRQNKFPGMD
- a CDS encoding PrkA family serine protein kinase, which produces MDIFKRISEYQTESEKLAWTGSFKEYIELLREDPTPAMTAHARVYEMIDSFGVEDDNGRKRYKFFEQEIFGLDRAVEKLVEEYFHSAARRLDVRKRILLLMGPVSGGKSTIVTMLKKGLERFSRTEKGATYAIKGCPMHEEPLHLIPHELRPEIEKELGVRIEGNLCPSCQMRLRVEYDGDIENVIVERVLVSEENRVGIGTFSPSDPKSQDIADLTGSIDFSTITEFGSESDPRAYRFDGELNKANRGLMEFQEMLKCDEKFLWNLLSLTQEGNFKAGRFALISADELIIAHTNESEYKSFISNKKNEALQSRMIVMPIPYNLKVSEEEKIYTKLIGQSDMKHIHIAPHSLKSAAIFSILTRLKETKKQGMDLVKKMRMYDGEEVEGFKEADLKEMQNEYIEEGMSGIDPRYVINRISSALIKQDMHCINALDVLRALKDGLDQHPSITKEERERYLNFISVARKEYDNLAKKEIQKAFVYSFEESARTLFENYLDNIESYCNWTKIKDPLTGEEMDPDERLMRSIEEQIGVSENAKKAFREEILIRISSYSRKGKKFDFTSHERLREAVEKKLFTDLKDIVKITTSTKTPDESQLKRINEVTKRLIDEHGYCPVCANELLRYVGSLLNR
- a CDS encoding DUF2161 family putative PD-(D/E)XK-type phosphodiesterase, translated to MAVNKEEELYSPIKAYYEKLGFTVKSEVLHCDLVAMKPDGSEAVVVEMKKTFNLALLLQGIERLRINDHVVLAVERNRKKSGAHNQRFSDITELCRMLGLGLMTVTIFKTKAPLIEMLCEPGEMPKRGIRRTRQARLLREFRERSGDYNVGGSTGRKLVTAYREKALRAAYAMQQAGILSPSQLASLTGNPQSASMLRSNYYSWFEKVGRGQYQLTAAGALALAEYDEVIAEWKATFTLPPEPEPKPAKAPKSNAPKASKASKGKTSKRVKEPPFSYEP